One window of the Cryptomeria japonica chromosome 7, Sugi_1.0, whole genome shotgun sequence genome contains the following:
- the LOC131856441 gene encoding uncharacterized mitochondrial protein AtMg00820-like, with protein MEDNSVPPLPTRSSGSSSSSSSPPSSPSSSSSTTSVEPSVYEEVVKEPVWVNAMNDEMNSIHKNNTSELVPLPKGKQVIGVKWVYKVKYHADGSVECHKVRLVAKGFAQTPGVDYAETFALVDRLDTFKIILAIATQYKWPIF; from the exons atggaagATAACAGTGTTCCTCCTCTCCCCACAAGGTCAAGTGGAAGTTCTAGCTCCAGTTCCAGTCCTCCAAGTTCACCTAGTTCTTCAAGTAGCACAACCTCAG TTGAACCCTCTGTGTATGAAGAAGTAGTGAAAGAACCTGTAtgggttaatgctatgaatgatgaaatgaattccATTCATAAGAATAATACCTCAGAATTAGTTCCACTTCCCAAAGGTAAGCAAGTGATTGGTGTGAAATGGGTTTACAAAGTCAAATATCATGCAGATGGTTCGGTAGAATGCCATAAGGTAAGACTAGTTGCCAAGGGGTTTGCACAAACTCCTGGAGTGGATTATgcagaaacttttgcactagtggaTCGACTTGATACATTCAAGATTATATTGGCTATTGCAACACAATACAAGTGGCCAatattttag
- the LOC131041502 gene encoding protein neprosin-like, which produces MTSGNVFSVFISFIFIPLILGADLNDDSINEMSKLQTMTIDEYINYINPPAVHKFQNGNGEKVVCVKYEDQLSLQSGNISKGSRDNFAYKNSSAEECPEGSVPIVEITRERVERAGSLRQYLNTGLHDNTQKTEEAKSAVVFISSTQSQEIHEIKASFNVWQPSVDTSNSVSSAAILRLLRENSDSSINEAMEAGWMVNPSRYGSPRVTFYVAHRVWRKGEEKECFDLSCKDFIQEGTEYYPGMPIPGISVYDGVQMDSTISIRRETRGNNANNLVWAVYLQDKLVGHWPASLFHDLTFYGNLVQVGGEVVVRSGKRGTPFPKTEMGSGHVYAEGFKKAAFVRNIRLFTNNGALITKRRRTYFLSKRHCYTIKGYMRKDNYWGHHIYYGGPGGYFGDCKY; this is translated from the exons ATGACGTCTGGCAATGTTTTTTCAGTATTTATTTCCTTCATATTTATACCCTTGATATTGGGGGCTGATTTGAACGATGATAGCATCAATGAGATGTCTAAGCTGCAAACTATGACCATTGATGAGTATATAAATTACATCAATCCTCCAGCGGTGCATAAATTTCAG AACGGCAATGGAGAGAAAGTAGTTTGTGTAAAATATGAGGACCAGCTATCCCTTCAATCGGGAAACATTAGC AAAGGTTCAAGGGATAATTTTGCGTACAAAAATTCGTCGGCAGAAGAGTGCCCAGAGGGAAGTGTGCCCATCGTGGAGATCACACGTGAACGTGTTGAAAGAGCAGGATCTCTGAGACAATACTTAAATACAGGATTGCACGATAACACACAGAAAACTGAAGAAGCGAAG AGTGCAGTAGTATTTATAAGTTCAACGCAAAGCCAGGAGATCCATGAAATCAAAGCTTCTTTCAATGTATGGCAACCTTCCGTGGACACCAGTAATTCAGTTTCTAGTGCCGCTATATTGCGTCTTCTACGTGAGAATTCAGATTCGTCAATAAACGAAGCAATGGAAGCTGGATGGATG GTTAACCCCAGTCGCTATGGTAGTCCACGCGTTACATTTTATGTTGCCCATAGGGTTTGGCGGAAG GGCGAGGAAAAAGAGTGCTTTGATCTATCTTGTAAAGATTTTATTCAAGAAGGAACAGAATACTATCCAGGAATGCCAATTCCTGGTATTTCTGTATATGATGGTGTACAAATGGACAGCACCATAAGCATAAGAAGA GAAACCAGGGGTAACAATGCAAATAATCTAGTGTGGGCAGTATATTTACAAGACAAGTTAGTGGGTCATTGGCCTGCAAGTCTTTTCCACGACTTGACATTTTATGGGAATTTAGTCCAAGTTGGAGGAGAAGTAGTGGTAAGGTCTGGTAAGCGAGGAACTCCGTTCCCTAAGACGGAAATGGGTAGTGGACATGTCTATGCTGAAGGTTTTAAGAAAGCAGCTTTTGTCAGGAACATACGATTGTTTACTAATAATGGTGCTCTTATAACTAAAAGAAGGAGGACATATTTCTTAAGTAAAAGACATTGTTATACCATAAAGGGATATATGCGAAAAGATAACTATTGGGGACATCATATATATTATGGAGGTCCTGGAGGTTACTTTGGTGATTGTAAATATTGA